From Camelina sativa cultivar DH55 chromosome 20, Cs, whole genome shotgun sequence, the proteins below share one genomic window:
- the LOC104769781 gene encoding DNA (cytosine-5)-methyltransferase DRM1-like isoform X3: MVEHSGGDEIWNSDDELEIDNYQSSPVHSMSETSGGPAGTTSPDFIQKGISDEMFASFIEMGFPSEMIVRAIEETGGPTSEPMLILETLFKFSTSDEPSSSKSKVINHLIGMGFTEENVLKAIQEYGDENIDELTNALLTYAEVEKMSEPKEENINTNDDDNLYTLSSDDEGKLNYSNEDSILHDLIKMDYSREEAAKAIERCGKDASVEEVVDFICAAQMARQFDEFFAEQDKKELITNSKKRRVYNEPSRRERKPNTATANDELIRLPNPMIGFGVPNEPGLMKHRPVPIPDVARGPPYFYYENVAMAPKGVWAKISSHLYDVMPEFVDSKYFCAAARKRGYVHNLPIHNRYQIQPPPHYTIQEAFPLTKRWWPTWDKRRKLNCLVTCIASAQLTNRLRDKLERHDGVPPESVQKEVLASCRKWNLVWVGTNKLAPLEADEMEKLLGFPIDHTRGGGMSRTDRFKSLGNSFQVDTVAYHLSVLKPLFPNGINVLSLFTGIGGAEVALHRLKIPMNVVVSVEISDVNRNILSDFWKQTNQRGILREFSDVTKLDNHTIERLMEEYGGFDLVIGGSPCNNLAGGNRISRVGLEGSHSSLFFEYCRILETVRNKSADMRRR; this comes from the exons ATG GTGGAACATTCTGGTGGTGATGAGATTTGGAATTCAGATGATGAACTTGAGATCGATAACTATCAATCTTCTCCCGTGCATTCTATGTCTGAAACCTCAGGTGGACCTGCTGGT ACAACCTCGCCAGACTTTATTCAGAAGGGAATCTCTGATGAGATGTTTGCTAGTTTTATTGAGATGGGGTTTCCAAGTGAAATGATTGTTAGAGCAATTGAAGAAACTGGTG GACCGACTTCAGAACCTATGCTGATTCTTGAAACTCTCTTCAAGTTTTCT ACAAGCGATGAACCTAGTTCTTCAAAATCCAAAGTTATCAATCATCTTATTGGGATGGGGTTTACTGAGGAAAATGTCTTAAAAGCTATACAAGAATACG GAGACGAAAATATTGATGAGTTAACAAATGCACTTCTTACTTATGCT GAGGTGGAGAAAATGAGCGAAccaaaagaagagaacatcaacACTAATGATGATGACAATCTCTATACATTATCCTCAGATGATGAG GGTAAACTAAACTACTCGAATGAAGATAGTATACTCCACGATTTGATCAAGATGGACTATTCGAGGGAAGAAGCTGCTAAAGCTATAGAGAGATGTG GAAAGGATGCAAGTGTGGAAGAGGTCGTAGACTTCATTTGTGCTGCTCAGATGGCACGGCAGTTCGATGAGTTTTTTGCAGAACAAGATAAAAAAGAG CTTATAACTAACAGCAAAAAGAGGCGAGTATACAATGAGCCatcaagaagagagagaaagccgAACACTGCCACGGCCAATGACGAGCTCATCCGTCTACCAAATCCGATGATTGGGTTTGGTGTCCCTAATGAACCTGGACTTATGAAACACAGACCAGTCCCAATTCCCGATGTTGCTCGTGGCCCACCCTACTTTTACTATGAGAACGTTGCAATGGCACCTAAAGGTGTTTGGGCCAAGATTTCCAGCCACTTGTATGATGTCATGCCAGAATTCGTTGATTCTAAGTATTTTTGTGCCGCTGCAAGAAAAAGAGGTTATGTTCACAACCTCCCAATCCACAACCGATACCAAATCCAGCCTCCACCACACTACACCATCCAAGAAGCCTTTCCATTGACCAAGAGATGGTGGCCCACTTGGGATAAAAGACGGAAGTTGAACTGCTTGGTCACATGTATTGCCAGTGCTCAGCTTACAAACAGACTACGTGATAAGCTTGAGAGACATGATGGAGTGCCACCTGAAAGTGTGCAGAAAGAAGTCCTTGCGAGTTGCAGAAAATGGAATCTGGTCTGGGTGGGTACGAACAAACTTGCCCCGCTTGAGGCAGATGAGATGGAGAAGCTTCTAGGCTTCCCAATAGATCACACTCGAGGAGGAGGAATGAGTAGAACTGATCGCTTCAAGTCTTTAGGCAACTCGTTTCAG GTTGATACTGTTGCATATCACTTGTCTGTCCTCAAGCCTTTGTTCCCGAATGGAATCAACGTTCTTTCACTCTTCACGGGGATTGGCGGTGCAGAAGTCGCACTCCATCGTCTCAAGATTCCAATGAATGTAGTTGTGTCTGTGGAGATTTCAGACGTAAACCGAAACATCTTGAGTGACTTTTGGAAGCAGACGAATCAGAGGGGAATATTGAGAGAGTTTAGTGATGTTACAAAGCTAGACAACCATACCATTGAGCGACTTATGGAAGAGTATGGAGGGTTTGACTTGGTCATAGGAGGAAGCCCTTGTAATAATCTTGCCGGAGGTAATCGGATCAGTAGAGTTGGACTTGAAGGAAGTCATTCGTCTCTCTTCTTCGAATATTGCAGGATCCTCGAGACGGTTCGAAACAAATCAGCAGACatgaggaggagatga
- the LOC104769782 gene encoding uncharacterized protein LOC104769782 isoform X2, producing MNSCKFLIRSSISSFGFVHLPNPSSSITFISVRAFSPLSVLPPNPCIGTARRTFRSTTFAQCYGTAAALLPEDSPKDTLKELLTTNRDEASRSMMKMERRSILSDGEGGCRGSWFPYEDRFKCGEVDLSSREVLEAVSPHMMEERVDRFKRVVENRSFSVCLVVEGLADFGNISATFRSADALGIQSVHVVSCDSSKRYNGNRHVSMGAEKWLDIEFWDTPKECFEVLKSRGYRIATTHLGMDTVSIYDMDWSCPTAIVVGNEGKGISDEALELSDLCCSIPMNGMVDSFNVSVAAGILMHHAVSDRITRLGSHGDLSESEKEILTAEFSLRHSRSSISIAYEFAKRKRHSASF from the exons ATGAACTCCTGCAAATTCCTTATCCGTTCCTCAATCTCATCTTTTGGATTCGTTCATCTTCCAAACCCTAGTTCCTCCATTACCTTTATCTCAGTTCGTgctttctctcctctctccgTTCTCCCTCCAAATCCAT GCATTGGAACAGCTCGACGCACGTTTCGCTCTACGACATTCGCGCAGTGTTATGGAACTGCGGCGGCTCTTTTACCGGAAGATTCTCCCAAGGATACTTTGAAGGAATTGCTAACAACTAATCGTGATGAGGCGTCGAGAAGCATGATGAAGATGGAGCGGAGGAGCATTTTGAGCGATGGTGAGGGTGGTTGTAGAGGGTCATGGTTCCCATACGAGGATAGGTTCAAGTGCGGTGAGGTGGATCTTAGTAGCCGTGAGGTGTTGGAAGCGGTGAGTCCTCATATGATGGAAGAGAGGGTAGATAGGTTTAAGCGTGTGGTGGAGAATCGAAGCTTCTCGGTTTGTCTTGTGGTTGAAGGTCTTGCTGACTTTGGAAACATCTCTGCTACGTTCCGCTCAGCTGATGCGTTAGGGATTCAATCTGTACATGTTGTTTCCTGTGACAGCTCCAAAAG GTATAACGGAAATCGCCATGTGAGTATGGGAGCTGAGAAATGGCTGGACATCGAGTTTTGGGACACACCTAAAGAATGTTTCGAAGTTTTGAAGTCTCGCGGTTACAGAATTGCCACAACTCATTTGGGAATGGACACA GTTTCCATTTACGATATGGACTGGTCATGTCCAACAGCAATAGTTGTTGGAAACGAGGGAAA GGGAATAAGTGACGAAGCGTTGGAGTTATCAGATCTGTGTTGTAGCATTCCGATGAACGGAATGGTTGATTCATTCAATGTCTCAGTGGCTGCAGGGATTCTGATGCACCACGCAGTCTCTGACAGAATCACTCGTCTG GGGAGTCATGGAGATCTGTCGGAatcagagaaagagatattGACGGCTGAGTTCTCACTTCGTCACAGTAGAAGCTCAATTAGCATTGCTTACGAATTTGCTAAACGTAAACGACACTCTGCTTCCTTCTAA
- the LOC104769782 gene encoding uncharacterized protein LOC104769782 isoform X1, whose amino-acid sequence MNSCKFLIRSSISSFGFVHLPNPSSSITFISVRAFSPLSVLPPNPCIGTARRTFRSTTFAQCYGTAAALLPEDSPKDTLKELLTTNRDEASRSMMKMERRSILSDGEGGCRGSWFPYEDRFKCGEVDLSSREVLEAVSPHMMEERVDRFKRVVENRSFSVCLVVEGLADFGNISATFRSADALGIQSVHVVSCDSSKRYNGNRHVSMGAEKWLDIEFWDTPKECFEVLKSRGYRIATTHLGMDTFIGVVNISQVSIYDMDWSCPTAIVVGNEGKGISDEALELSDLCCSIPMNGMVDSFNVSVAAGILMHHAVSDRITRLGSHGDLSESEKEILTAEFSLRHSRSSISIAYEFAKRKRHSASF is encoded by the exons ATGAACTCCTGCAAATTCCTTATCCGTTCCTCAATCTCATCTTTTGGATTCGTTCATCTTCCAAACCCTAGTTCCTCCATTACCTTTATCTCAGTTCGTgctttctctcctctctccgTTCTCCCTCCAAATCCAT GCATTGGAACAGCTCGACGCACGTTTCGCTCTACGACATTCGCGCAGTGTTATGGAACTGCGGCGGCTCTTTTACCGGAAGATTCTCCCAAGGATACTTTGAAGGAATTGCTAACAACTAATCGTGATGAGGCGTCGAGAAGCATGATGAAGATGGAGCGGAGGAGCATTTTGAGCGATGGTGAGGGTGGTTGTAGAGGGTCATGGTTCCCATACGAGGATAGGTTCAAGTGCGGTGAGGTGGATCTTAGTAGCCGTGAGGTGTTGGAAGCGGTGAGTCCTCATATGATGGAAGAGAGGGTAGATAGGTTTAAGCGTGTGGTGGAGAATCGAAGCTTCTCGGTTTGTCTTGTGGTTGAAGGTCTTGCTGACTTTGGAAACATCTCTGCTACGTTCCGCTCAGCTGATGCGTTAGGGATTCAATCTGTACATGTTGTTTCCTGTGACAGCTCCAAAAG GTATAACGGAAATCGCCATGTGAGTATGGGAGCTGAGAAATGGCTGGACATCGAGTTTTGGGACACACCTAAAGAATGTTTCGAAGTTTTGAAGTCTCGCGGTTACAGAATTGCCACAACTCATTTGGGAATGGACACA TTTATTGGTGTGGTAAATATCTCACAGGTTTCCATTTACGATATGGACTGGTCATGTCCAACAGCAATAGTTGTTGGAAACGAGGGAAA GGGAATAAGTGACGAAGCGTTGGAGTTATCAGATCTGTGTTGTAGCATTCCGATGAACGGAATGGTTGATTCATTCAATGTCTCAGTGGCTGCAGGGATTCTGATGCACCACGCAGTCTCTGACAGAATCACTCGTCTG GGGAGTCATGGAGATCTGTCGGAatcagagaaagagatattGACGGCTGAGTTCTCACTTCGTCACAGTAGAAGCTCAATTAGCATTGCTTACGAATTTGCTAAACGTAAACGACACTCTGCTTCCTTCTAA
- the LOC104769781 gene encoding DNA (cytosine-5)-methyltransferase DRM1-like isoform X2, with protein sequence MVEHSGGDDSDEIWNSDDELEREIDNYQSSPMHSMSETSGGPAGTTSPDFIQKGISDEMFASFIEMGFPSEMIVRAIEETGGPTSEPMLILETLFKFSTSDEPSSSKSKVINHLIGMGFTEENVLKAIQEYGDENIDELTNALLTYAEVEKMSEPKEENINTNDDDNLYTLSSDDEGKLNYSNEDSILHDLIKMDYSREEAAKAIERCGKDASVEEVVDFICAAQMARQFDEFFAEQDKKELITNSKKRRVYNEPSRRERKPNTATANDELIRLPNPMIGFGVPNEPGLMKHRPVPIPDVARGPPYFYYENVAMAPKGVWAKISSHLYDVMPEFVDSKYFCAAARKRGYVHNLPIHNRYQIQPPPHYTIQEAFPLTKRWWPTWDKRRKLNCLVTCIASAQLTNRLRDKLERHDGVPPESVQKEVLASCRKWNLVWVGTNKLAPLEADEMEKLLGFPIDHTRGGGMSRTDRFKSLGNSFQVDTVAYHLSVLKPLFPNGINVLSLFTGIGGAEVALHRLKIPMNVVVSVEISDVNRNILSDFWKQTNQRGILREFSDVTKLDNHTIERLMEEYGGFDLVIGGSPCNNLAGGNRISRVGLEGSHSSLFFEYCRILETVRNKSADMRRR encoded by the exons ATG GTGGAACATTCTGGTGGTGATGACAGTGATGAGATTTGGAATTCAGATGATGAACTTGAACGTGAGATAGATAACTATCAATCTTCTCCGATGCATTCTATGTCTGAGACATCAGGTGGACCTGCTGGT ACAACCTCGCCAGACTTTATTCAGAAGGGAATCTCTGATGAGATGTTTGCTAGTTTTATTGAGATGGGGTTTCCAAGTGAAATGATTGTTAGAGCAATTGAAGAAACTGGTG GACCGACTTCAGAACCTATGCTGATTCTTGAAACTCTCTTCAAGTTTTCT ACAAGCGATGAACCTAGTTCTTCAAAATCCAAAGTTATCAATCATCTTATTGGGATGGGGTTTACTGAGGAAAATGTCTTAAAAGCTATACAAGAATACG GAGACGAAAATATTGATGAGTTAACAAATGCACTTCTTACTTATGCT GAGGTGGAGAAAATGAGCGAAccaaaagaagagaacatcaacACTAATGATGATGACAATCTCTATACATTATCCTCAGATGATGAG GGTAAACTAAACTACTCGAATGAAGATAGTATACTCCACGATTTGATCAAGATGGACTATTCGAGGGAAGAAGCTGCTAAAGCTATAGAGAGATGTG GAAAGGATGCAAGTGTGGAAGAGGTCGTAGACTTCATTTGTGCTGCTCAGATGGCACGGCAGTTCGATGAGTTTTTTGCAGAACAAGATAAAAAAGAG CTTATAACTAACAGCAAAAAGAGGCGAGTATACAATGAGCCatcaagaagagagagaaagccgAACACTGCCACGGCCAATGACGAGCTCATCCGTCTACCAAATCCGATGATTGGGTTTGGTGTCCCTAATGAACCTGGACTTATGAAACACAGACCAGTCCCAATTCCCGATGTTGCTCGTGGCCCACCCTACTTTTACTATGAGAACGTTGCAATGGCACCTAAAGGTGTTTGGGCCAAGATTTCCAGCCACTTGTATGATGTCATGCCAGAATTCGTTGATTCTAAGTATTTTTGTGCCGCTGCAAGAAAAAGAGGTTATGTTCACAACCTCCCAATCCACAACCGATACCAAATCCAGCCTCCACCACACTACACCATCCAAGAAGCCTTTCCATTGACCAAGAGATGGTGGCCCACTTGGGATAAAAGACGGAAGTTGAACTGCTTGGTCACATGTATTGCCAGTGCTCAGCTTACAAACAGACTACGTGATAAGCTTGAGAGACATGATGGAGTGCCACCTGAAAGTGTGCAGAAAGAAGTCCTTGCGAGTTGCAGAAAATGGAATCTGGTCTGGGTGGGTACGAACAAACTTGCCCCGCTTGAGGCAGATGAGATGGAGAAGCTTCTAGGCTTCCCAATAGATCACACTCGAGGAGGAGGAATGAGTAGAACTGATCGCTTCAAGTCTTTAGGCAACTCGTTTCAG GTTGATACTGTTGCATATCACTTGTCTGTCCTCAAGCCTTTGTTCCCGAATGGAATCAACGTTCTTTCACTCTTCACGGGGATTGGCGGTGCAGAAGTCGCACTCCATCGTCTCAAGATTCCAATGAATGTAGTTGTGTCTGTGGAGATTTCAGACGTAAACCGAAACATCTTGAGTGACTTTTGGAAGCAGACGAATCAGAGGGGAATATTGAGAGAGTTTAGTGATGTTACAAAGCTAGACAACCATACCATTGAGCGACTTATGGAAGAGTATGGAGGGTTTGACTTGGTCATAGGAGGAAGCCCTTGTAATAATCTTGCCGGAGGTAATCGGATCAGTAGAGTTGGACTTGAAGGAAGTCATTCGTCTCTCTTCTTCGAATATTGCAGGATCCTCGAGACGGTTCGAAACAAATCAGCAGACatgaggaggagatga
- the LOC104769781 gene encoding DNA (cytosine-5)-methyltransferase DRM1-like isoform X1, with protein MVEHSGGDDSDEIWNSDDELEREIDNYQSSPMHSMSETSGGPAGVEHSGGDEIWNSDDELEIDNYQSSPVHSMSETSGGPAGTTSPDFIQKGISDEMFASFIEMGFPSEMIVRAIEETGGPTSEPMLILETLFKFSTSDEPSSSKSKVINHLIGMGFTEENVLKAIQEYGDENIDELTNALLTYAEVEKMSEPKEENINTNDDDNLYTLSSDDEGKLNYSNEDSILHDLIKMDYSREEAAKAIERCGKDASVEEVVDFICAAQMARQFDEFFAEQDKKELITNSKKRRVYNEPSRRERKPNTATANDELIRLPNPMIGFGVPNEPGLMKHRPVPIPDVARGPPYFYYENVAMAPKGVWAKISSHLYDVMPEFVDSKYFCAAARKRGYVHNLPIHNRYQIQPPPHYTIQEAFPLTKRWWPTWDKRRKLNCLVTCIASAQLTNRLRDKLERHDGVPPESVQKEVLASCRKWNLVWVGTNKLAPLEADEMEKLLGFPIDHTRGGGMSRTDRFKSLGNSFQVDTVAYHLSVLKPLFPNGINVLSLFTGIGGAEVALHRLKIPMNVVVSVEISDVNRNILSDFWKQTNQRGILREFSDVTKLDNHTIERLMEEYGGFDLVIGGSPCNNLAGGNRISRVGLEGSHSSLFFEYCRILETVRNKSADMRRR; from the exons ATG GTGGAACATTCTGGTGGTGATGACAGTGATGAGATTTGGAATTCAGATGATGAACTTGAACGTGAGATAGATAACTATCAATCTTCTCCGATGCATTCTATGTCTGAGACATCAGGTGGACCTGCTGGT GTGGAACATTCTGGTGGTGATGAGATTTGGAATTCAGATGATGAACTTGAGATCGATAACTATCAATCTTCTCCCGTGCATTCTATGTCTGAAACCTCAGGTGGACCTGCTGGT ACAACCTCGCCAGACTTTATTCAGAAGGGAATCTCTGATGAGATGTTTGCTAGTTTTATTGAGATGGGGTTTCCAAGTGAAATGATTGTTAGAGCAATTGAAGAAACTGGTG GACCGACTTCAGAACCTATGCTGATTCTTGAAACTCTCTTCAAGTTTTCT ACAAGCGATGAACCTAGTTCTTCAAAATCCAAAGTTATCAATCATCTTATTGGGATGGGGTTTACTGAGGAAAATGTCTTAAAAGCTATACAAGAATACG GAGACGAAAATATTGATGAGTTAACAAATGCACTTCTTACTTATGCT GAGGTGGAGAAAATGAGCGAAccaaaagaagagaacatcaacACTAATGATGATGACAATCTCTATACATTATCCTCAGATGATGAG GGTAAACTAAACTACTCGAATGAAGATAGTATACTCCACGATTTGATCAAGATGGACTATTCGAGGGAAGAAGCTGCTAAAGCTATAGAGAGATGTG GAAAGGATGCAAGTGTGGAAGAGGTCGTAGACTTCATTTGTGCTGCTCAGATGGCACGGCAGTTCGATGAGTTTTTTGCAGAACAAGATAAAAAAGAG CTTATAACTAACAGCAAAAAGAGGCGAGTATACAATGAGCCatcaagaagagagagaaagccgAACACTGCCACGGCCAATGACGAGCTCATCCGTCTACCAAATCCGATGATTGGGTTTGGTGTCCCTAATGAACCTGGACTTATGAAACACAGACCAGTCCCAATTCCCGATGTTGCTCGTGGCCCACCCTACTTTTACTATGAGAACGTTGCAATGGCACCTAAAGGTGTTTGGGCCAAGATTTCCAGCCACTTGTATGATGTCATGCCAGAATTCGTTGATTCTAAGTATTTTTGTGCCGCTGCAAGAAAAAGAGGTTATGTTCACAACCTCCCAATCCACAACCGATACCAAATCCAGCCTCCACCACACTACACCATCCAAGAAGCCTTTCCATTGACCAAGAGATGGTGGCCCACTTGGGATAAAAGACGGAAGTTGAACTGCTTGGTCACATGTATTGCCAGTGCTCAGCTTACAAACAGACTACGTGATAAGCTTGAGAGACATGATGGAGTGCCACCTGAAAGTGTGCAGAAAGAAGTCCTTGCGAGTTGCAGAAAATGGAATCTGGTCTGGGTGGGTACGAACAAACTTGCCCCGCTTGAGGCAGATGAGATGGAGAAGCTTCTAGGCTTCCCAATAGATCACACTCGAGGAGGAGGAATGAGTAGAACTGATCGCTTCAAGTCTTTAGGCAACTCGTTTCAG GTTGATACTGTTGCATATCACTTGTCTGTCCTCAAGCCTTTGTTCCCGAATGGAATCAACGTTCTTTCACTCTTCACGGGGATTGGCGGTGCAGAAGTCGCACTCCATCGTCTCAAGATTCCAATGAATGTAGTTGTGTCTGTGGAGATTTCAGACGTAAACCGAAACATCTTGAGTGACTTTTGGAAGCAGACGAATCAGAGGGGAATATTGAGAGAGTTTAGTGATGTTACAAAGCTAGACAACCATACCATTGAGCGACTTATGGAAGAGTATGGAGGGTTTGACTTGGTCATAGGAGGAAGCCCTTGTAATAATCTTGCCGGAGGTAATCGGATCAGTAGAGTTGGACTTGAAGGAAGTCATTCGTCTCTCTTCTTCGAATATTGCAGGATCCTCGAGACGGTTCGAAACAAATCAGCAGACatgaggaggagatga